Proteins from a single region of Theobroma cacao cultivar B97-61/B2 chromosome 10, Criollo_cocoa_genome_V2, whole genome shotgun sequence:
- the LOC18586652 gene encoding rust resistance kinase Lr10 — MQMVIILCHFLLVLSASAVGLGPVSPDQDACEPKHCKPGQPSVRYPFRLKGRQPDHCGSSGFDLSCNNKNQTVLELPRSVKLLVKHIDYVNQRIQVYDEDGCVQKQLQNLTLSASPFTFRSDTDPYYDSKPGNFTLFNCSIEDQSNDYDNYGSISYLSVPGFYVKYLDSDYGGYDLLNCSKTIDIIDIPRGLMSDQKNKFYFSWTNPACGSCEIQGKGCRRNTTKALGIECYYIHMDHKGARMKLMISGLTIGSLLLLLSVIGLCWLHHLNKKEKEGQRKIEQFLEDYKALKPSRYFYADIKRITNQFKEKLGQGGYGTVFKGTLSNDVSVAVKVLNNFKGNGEEFVNEVGSMGRIHHVNVTRLVGFCADGYNRALVYEYLPNESLEKFIFAAKGENRFLSWEKLHEIALGIAKGIEYLHQGCEQRILHFDIKPHNILLDQNFTPKISDFGLAKLYSKEQSAVSMTAARGTMGYIAPEVLCRNFGNVSYKSDVYSFGMLLLEMVGGRKNIDVTLANESQVYFPEWVYNRLDKGQELGIDIEDEGHHKIAKKLTIVGLRCIQWYPVDRPSMRSVVQMSEGEADNLTMRSNPFASKDEKKPKKPINRELAAISE; from the exons ATGCAAATGGTAATTATTCTCTGTCACTTCCTCTTGGTATTGAGTGCTTCAGCAGTTGGTCTTGGTCCAGTCTCGCCAGATCAAGATGCCTGCGAGCCAAAACACTGCAAACCCGGCCAGCCATCCGTCCGGTACCCCTTCCGGTTGAAAGGCCGCCAACCGGACCACTGTGGCTCATCTGGGTTTGACCTGTCCTGCAACAACAAGAACCAGACGGTGCTGGAGCTGCCCCGTTCTGTCAAGTTATTGGTGAAGCATATAGATTATGTAAACCAGAGGATTCAGGTGTATGATGAAGATGGTTGTGTCCAAAAGCAGCTTCAAAATCTTACCTTATCCGCATCTCCTTTCACGTTCCGCTCAGACACAGATCCCTACTATGACAGCAAACCGGGAAACTTCACCTTGTTCAATTGTTCAATTGAAGATCAATCGAATGATTATGATAATTACGGGAGCATTTCCTACTTAAGTGTGCCTGGCTTCTACGTTAAATACTTGGATTCTGATTATGGAGGCTATGACCTGTTAAATTGCAGCAAGACTATAGATATCATTGATATTCCTCGAGGGTTGATGTCTGACCAGAAAAACAAGTTTTACTTCAGTTGGACCAACCCGGCGTGTGGTTCATGTGAAATTCAGGGCAAAGGATGTCGACGCAATACTACCAAGGCCTTGGGCATAGAGTGCTATTACATCCACATGGATCATAAAG GTGCAAGAATGAAGCTAATGATTTCAG GTTTAACCATAGGATCGCTTCTCCTTTTATTGAGTGTCATTGGACTCTGTTGGCTGCACCACTtgaataaaaaagagaaagagggcCAACGCAAGATCGAACAGTTTTTGGAGGATTACAAAGCTCTTAAGCCCTCAAGATATTTCTATGCTGATATTAAGAGGATAACAAACCAATTCAAGGAAAAACTTGGACAGGGTGGTTATGGTACTGTGTTCAAAGGAACACTTTCCAATGATGTTTCAGTAGCTGTTAAGGTTCTGAATAACTTCAAGGGAAATGGTGAAGAGTTCGTTAATGAAGTTGGTTCAATGGGAAGAATCCACCATGTCAATGTTACTCGCTTAGTTGGTTTTTGTGCTGATGGGTATAACCGAGCCCTTGTTTATGAGTACTTGCCGAATGAGTCATTAGAGAAATTCATATTTGCAGCTAAGGGTGAGAATCGTTTCCTTAGTTGGGAGAAGCTTCATGAAATTGCTTTAGGCATAGCCAAAGGCATTGAGTACCTCCACCAAGGTTGCGAGCAACGGATCCTCCATTTTGACATCAAACCTCACAATATTTTACTGGATCAAAACTTCACTCCTAAGATCTCTGATTTTGGTTTGGCTAAGTTGTATTCCAAAGAGCAAAGTGCTGTTTCAATGACAGCAGCAAGAGGAACCATGGGCTATATTGCACCTGAAGTATTGTGTAGGAACTTTGGAAACGTCTCATACAAATCAGACGTTTACAGTTTTGGAATGCTCTTGCTTGAAATGGTTGGAGGGAGAAAGAATATTGATGTGACATTGGCCAATGAAAGCCAAGTGTACTTCCCGGAGTGGGTTTATAATCGTTTAGACAAAGGACAAGAATTAGGAATTGATATCGAAGATGAAGGGCATCATAAGATCGCAAAGAAACTTACAATTGTTGGACTTCGGTGCATTCAGTGGTATCCAGTTGATCGTCCTTCAATGAGATCTGTGGTTCAAATGTCGGAAGGAGAAGCAGACAATCTGACAATGCGATCAAATCCTTTTGCCTCTAAAGATGAAAAGAAGCCTAAGAAGCCCATTAACAGAGAGCTAGCAGCTATTTCtgaataa